One Mercurialis annua linkage group LG3, ddMerAnnu1.2, whole genome shotgun sequence DNA window includes the following coding sequences:
- the LOC126674831 gene encoding uncharacterized protein LOC126674831, with translation MFGRVRTSSSSLDRPPSKIFKDDPLSIYESTLMKLKLGSQRDASLPSTETVEDMESDCATLTVSRTSAEQLDSSTCTNISGSSEHFVTSPGEEEAMAIDTCSPSASTQSSPSASALPKQLQSKNMPLLYLFSRYNSTRHALSSSSDSESLRVVSYYDSASNSPSSSNCQSFGSSNEHHVI, from the exons ATGTTCGGAAGAGTAAGAACATCGTCGTCTTCCTTGGACCGCCCGCCGTCGAAGATCTTCAAGGATGATCCTCTCTCCATTTACG AGTCTACCTTGATGAAGCTTAAACTAGGTTCTCAGCGGGACGCAAGTCTTCCCTCTACGGAGACAGTTGAAGACATGGAAAGTGACTGCGCTACATTAACTGTTTCCAGAACTTCGGCGGAACAGCTTGATTCTTCTACTTGTACAAATATCTCGGGAAGTTCCGAGCATTTTGTAACTTCACCCGGTGAAGAAGAGGCAATGGCGATTGATACTTGTAGTCCTTCTGCCAGTACTCAATCAAGTCCTAGCGCCAGTGCTTTACCGAAACAGTTGCAAAGCAAGAACATGCCACTTCTCTACTTATTTTCCAGATATAACAGTACTAGGCATGCTCTATCAAGCTCGTCAGATAGCGAGTCATTGAGGGTTGTCAGTTATTACGATTCTGCAAGCAATTCGCCGAGTTCCAGCAACTGCCAGTCTTTTGGCAGCTCAAACGAACATCATGTAATTTAG
- the LOC126674830 gene encoding nucleoside diphosphate kinase 2, chloroplastic codes for MEAVGSLCVSSSSIIVRSSIESRTSLSYTSSKNLNLRTTHLAALHSPSSSQLFSISHSRHAKLRSKSTKTHIFLPHLVAAMEQVEVSYIMVKPDGVQRGLVGEIISRFEKKGFKLTGLKLFNCPKELAEEHYKDLKTRPFFPKLIGYITSGPVVCMAWEGVGVVASARKLIGSTDPLQAEPGTIRGDLAVQTGRNVIHGSDSPENGKREIALWFKEGEICEWTPELAPWLRE; via the exons ATGGAAGCAGTAGGGTCACTCTGTGTTTCTTCCTCATCCATTATTGTTCGCTCATCAATAGAGTCAAGAACCAGCTTATCCTACACCTCCAGCAAGAATCTTAACCTACGCACCACCCACTTAGCAGCACTCCATTCCCCATCTTCATCTCAGCTTTTTTCTATCTCCCATTCACGCCATGCTAAACTACGCAGCAAGTCCACCAAAACCCATATTTTTCTTCCTCATTTGGTTGCTGCCATG GAACAAGTTGAAGTGAGTTACATTATGGTCAAGCCTGACGGCGTCCAACGTGGCCTT GTTGGAGAAATAATCTCAAGATTTGAGAAGAAAGGATTCAAACTAACTGGGCTAAAGCTCTTCAATTGCCCTAAAGAATTGGCAGAG GAGCATTATAAAGATCTCAAGACAAGACCTTTCTTCCCCAAACTGATCGGTTACATCACTTCCGGTCCAGTTGTGTGTATG GCTTGGGAAGGTGTTGGTGTTGTAGCATCAGCACGTAAGCTAATAGGGTCCACAGATCCTCTTCAAGCTGAACCAGGTACAATACGAGGGGATCTTGCTGTTCAAACAGGAAG GAATGTGATCCATGGCAGTGACAGCCCTGAAAATGGGAAGCGCGAAATAG CTCTTTGGTTCAAAGAAGGCGAAATATGTGAATGGACACCAGAGCTAGCACCATGGCTAAGGGAATGA
- the LOC126674466 gene encoding GRAS family protein RAD1-like — MGGPRLFQNDLFLDDSINEISNLDLTLSAMANYYPYPYLPSLENGDSSICIVNPFSDDAREHKRIKRTLSFAESTGSNGSFYSGGCGNSDGNISRSSSTNSLNSLTRLHFRDHIWTYSQRYLAAEAIAEAAEAMADSNSDNKNHGEDGNADGMRLVQLLIACAEAVACRDKSHASALLSELRSSALVFGSSFQRVASCFVQGLADRLSLVQPLGTVGIIAPMMNIMDTATDKKEEALRLVYEICPHIQFGHFVANSAILEAFEGESFVHVVDLGMTLGLPHGHQWRHLIQSLADRAGKPPSRVRITAVGLSVGRFQGIGNELMEYAKDLGINLEFSVVESNLEKLQPDDIKVFDGEVLVVNSILQLHCVVKESRGALNAVLQIIHTLSPKVLVLVEQDSSHNGPFFLGRFMEALHYYSAIFDSLDSMLPRYDTRRAKIEQFYFAEEIKNIVSCEGPARLERHEKVDQWRRRMSRAGFQGAPIKMVAQAKQWLGKINVCDGYTVVEEKGCLVLGWKSKPIIAASCWKC; from the coding sequence ATGGGTGGTCCTAGGTTGTTTCAAAATGATCTTTTTCTTGATGATTCCATTAATGAAATAAGCAATCTTGATCTTACTCTGTCTGCGATGGCTAATTACTATCCTTACCCTTACTTGCCCTCATTAGAGAACGGGGATTCTTCTATTTGTATCGTTAATCCGTTCTCTGATGATGCTAGGGAGCATAAGAGGATTAAACGGACTTTAAGCTTTGCGGAATCTACGGGAAGTAACGGAAGCTTTTATAGCGGTGGATGTGGTAATAGTGATGGTAATATAAGCCGGAGCAGCAGCACAAATAGCTTGAATAGCTTGACGAGGTTGCATTTTCGAGATCATATATGGACTTATTCGCAGCGATATCTTGCTGCTGAAGCAATCGCGGAGGCAGCAGAAGCTATGGCGGATAGTAATTCTGATAATAAGAATCATGGAGAAGATGGAAATGCTGATGGAATGAGACTTGTTCAACTTTTAATTGCGTGTGCTGAAGCTGTTGCTTGTCGAGATAAATCACATGCTTCGGCTTTATTGTCGGAGCTTCGCTCCAGTGCTTTAGTTTTCGGCTCTTCTTTCCAGCGAGTCGCGTCTTGTTTTGTGCAAGGGCTCGCTGATCGGCTGTCGCTGGTTCAACCACTGGGAACTGTCGGTATTATCGCGCCGATGATGAACATAATGGACACTGCGACGGATAAGAAAGAAGAAGCCTTACGCCTTGTTTACGAAATTTGTCCACATATTCAGTTTGGTCATTTTGTGGCCAATTCTGCAATATTGGAAGCCTTTGAGGGAGAGAGTTTTGTCCATGTAGTTGACTTGGGTATGACACTTGGTTTACCACATGGTCATCAGTGGCGCCACCTGATCCAAAGCCTAGCTGATCGCGCCGGCAAGCCACCCAGCCGCGTTAGAATTACGGCTGTAGGACTTTCTGTTGGTAGATTCCAAGGAATTGGTAATGAGCTGATGGAATATGCGAAAGATCTCGGAATCAACTTGGAATTCTCCGTTGTCGAAAGTAATTTAGAAAAATTGCAGCCTGATGATATCAAGGTGTTTGATGGTGAAGTTCTTGTTGTGAATAGTATTCTTCAGCTGCATTGTGTGGTAAAAGAAAGCAGAGGAGCTTTGAATGCTGTTTTGCAGATTATTCATACCCTTTCGCCGAAAGTTCTTGTTTTGGTCGAGCAGGATTCGAGCCACAATGGGCCTTTCTTTCTGGGGAGATTTATGGAAGCATTGCATTACTATTCCGCAATTTTTGACTCTCTGGATTCTATGCTGCCTAGGTATGACACTAGGCGAGCCAAGATAGAACAATTTTACTTCGCCGAGGAGATAAAGAACATTGTGAGCTGCGAAGGACCTGCGAGGCTAGAGCGTCACGAGAAGGTGGATCAGTGGCGTAGGAGAATGAGCCGTGCGGGTTTTCAGGGTGCACCGATTAAGATGGTGGCTCAGGCCAAGCAATGGCTGGGGAAGATTAATGTGTGTGATGGATATACAGTTGTGGAGGAGAAGGGTTGTTTGGTCCTTGGTTGGAAATCAAAGCCTATAATTGCAGCTTCTTGCTGGAAATGCTAG